The proteins below are encoded in one region of Deltaproteobacteria bacterium:
- a CDS encoding CvpA family protein, with the protein MNLLDLILAVLIAWFAVSGVTRGLVRQLFSLGGVVAGHLLGIRYYAFTQGKLGLSFQYAEVVAYAVVFLAAYLAVRLIGGMIEDRVRKSKLSGSDRLAGMAAGLVKGALLSILIVFLLVILLPRDARLLRESKAAPTAIAAGKRLAAAFPERFAEAFREKLQTVGPHRATESKPESPPGGKRRPAK; encoded by the coding sequence ATGAACCTTCTCGACCTGATCCTTGCCGTGCTGATCGCCTGGTTCGCCGTCTCCGGAGTCACCCGGGGTCTGGTTCGGCAGCTCTTCTCCCTGGGGGGGGTGGTCGCCGGACATCTGCTCGGGATCCGCTACTACGCCTTCACGCAAGGGAAACTCGGCCTCTCCTTCCAGTACGCAGAGGTGGTCGCTTACGCGGTCGTCTTCCTTGCCGCGTACCTCGCGGTCCGGCTGATCGGAGGAATGATCGAGGACCGGGTGCGGAAGTCGAAGCTGTCGGGGTCGGACCGGCTCGCGGGGATGGCGGCGGGGCTGGTGAAAGGCGCGCTGCTCTCGATCCTGATCGTGTTCCTGCTGGTGATCCTGCTGCCCCGGGATGCCCGGCTGCTGCGCGAGTCGAAGGCGGCCCCCACCGCCATCGCCGCCGGAAAGCGGCTTGCGGCCGCTTTCCCCGAGCGGTTCGCGGAGGCCTTCCGCGAGAAGTTGCAGACCGTCGGGCCTCACCGCGCTACCGAGTCCAAACCGGAATCCCCTCCCGGGGGGAAGCGCCGCCCGGCGAAGTAG
- the thiC gene encoding phosphomethylpyrimidine synthase ThiC codes for MTLMNRARRGEIPPAIALAAASERVDPATLRDRIAAGRVVIPRNRKRREIRHVAIGEGLTIKVNANVGSSRDRADIALELEKMRAAVDAGADAVMDLSTGGPIDEIRRAILAECPVPIGTVPLYQAAADGNLCGKSWVELTADDFFAGIEKQARDGVDFMTVHCGVTRASVERLVREGRRLDIVSRGGSLLAEWMEHNGQENPFYEQYDRLLAICREYDITISLGDGLRPGCLADATDRAQVHELMTLGELTERAWAKDVQVMVEGPGHVPMHQIAANMVLQKRLCHGAPFYVLGPLVTDIAPGYDHITSAIGGAIAAWNGADFLCYVTPSEHLRLPPVEDVREGVIATRIAAHAADIARGIPGAMDRDNKMADARRALDWKTQIELSIDPERASAWRGGSLPTTDETACTMCADLCAIKTSRKAIRKE; via the coding sequence ATGACGTTGATGAATCGCGCGCGGCGGGGGGAGATCCCTCCGGCGATCGCGCTCGCCGCCGCGTCGGAACGGGTGGACCCCGCGACGCTTCGGGACCGGATCGCCGCCGGGAGAGTCGTCATCCCCCGCAACCGGAAACGCCGCGAGATCCGCCACGTCGCCATCGGTGAAGGGCTCACCATCAAGGTGAACGCGAACGTCGGCTCCTCCCGCGACCGCGCCGACATTGCGCTGGAGTTGGAGAAGATGCGCGCCGCCGTGGATGCCGGGGCCGACGCGGTGATGGACCTGTCCACGGGAGGGCCGATCGACGAGATCCGGCGGGCGATCCTCGCCGAATGCCCCGTCCCCATCGGGACCGTCCCCCTGTACCAGGCCGCGGCCGACGGCAACCTGTGCGGAAAATCGTGGGTCGAGCTCACCGCGGACGATTTCTTCGCCGGGATCGAGAAGCAGGCCAGGGACGGGGTCGACTTCATGACGGTCCACTGCGGCGTGACCCGCGCGTCGGTCGAGCGGCTGGTCCGGGAGGGTCGCCGCCTCGACATCGTCAGCCGCGGCGGGTCGCTCCTGGCGGAGTGGATGGAGCACAACGGGCAGGAGAACCCCTTTTACGAACAGTACGACCGCCTCCTCGCGATCTGCCGGGAGTACGACATCACGATCTCCCTGGGCGACGGCCTGCGCCCCGGGTGCCTGGCGGACGCGACGGACCGGGCGCAGGTGCACGAACTGATGACCCTGGGCGAACTCACCGAGCGCGCCTGGGCGAAGGATGTGCAGGTGATGGTCGAAGGGCCCGGCCACGTCCCGATGCACCAGATCGCCGCCAACATGGTGCTCCAGAAACGGCTGTGCCACGGGGCGCCGTTCTACGTCCTCGGCCCCTTGGTGACCGACATCGCCCCGGGGTACGACCACATCACTTCGGCCATCGGCGGCGCGATCGCGGCGTGGAACGGGGCGGATTTCCTGTGCTACGTTACGCCCTCGGAGCACCTGCGGCTCCCTCCGGTGGAGGACGTGCGGGAGGGGGTGATCGCGACCCGGATCGCCGCACACGCCGCGGATATCGCCCGCGGGATCCCCGGGGCGATGGACCGGGACAACAAGATGGCGGATGCGCGCCGCGCATTGGACTGGAAGACACAGATCGAGCTGTCCATCGATCCGGAGCGAGCGAGCGCTTGGCGGGGTGGATCCCTCCCCACCACCGACGAGACGGCCTGCACGATGTGCGCGGACCTGTGTGCCATCAAGACGTCGCGGAAGGCGATCCGGAAGGAGTAG